The following coding sequences lie in one Enterococcus sp. 9E7_DIV0242 genomic window:
- the serS gene encoding serine--tRNA ligase: protein MLDVKMIRQNFDEVQQKLKTRGVKEEVLVEFLRLDESRRALLVKTEELKKYRNDVSTEIAQLKRNKEDATEKINEMKEVGGKIKALDTEITDADEELKAIASALPNLPHESVPVGAGEEENVEVRKWSEPKTFDFEPKPHWEVAENLGILDFERGAKVAGSRFVYYKGLGARLERALYNFMLDLHVYDHGYTEIIPPYIVNSNSMYGTGQFPKFREDGFQLEDTDFTLIPTAEVPLTNYYNGEILDGKELPIYFTALSPSFRSEAGSAGRDTRGLIRLHQFNKVEMVKFSDPAHSYEELEKMTANAEEILQKLNLPYRVMALSTGDMGFSAAKTYDLEVWIPAQDVYREISSCSNCEDFQARRAMIRYRDEDDKVNYLHTLNGSGLAVGRTVAAILENYQNEDGTVTIPEVLIPYMGGLKVIS, encoded by the coding sequence ATGTTAGATGTAAAAATGATCCGTCAAAATTTTGATGAAGTACAACAAAAGTTAAAAACTCGCGGTGTAAAGGAAGAGGTATTGGTTGAATTCTTACGCCTGGATGAGAGTCGCAGAGCGTTACTTGTAAAAACAGAGGAACTAAAAAAATATAGAAATGACGTATCTACTGAGATTGCCCAGCTGAAAAGAAATAAAGAGGATGCTACTGAAAAAATCAACGAAATGAAAGAAGTCGGTGGAAAAATCAAGGCATTGGATACTGAGATTACTGATGCAGATGAAGAACTGAAAGCTATTGCTTCTGCTTTGCCAAACCTACCGCATGAATCCGTTCCAGTTGGCGCCGGAGAAGAAGAAAATGTGGAAGTGCGTAAATGGAGTGAGCCTAAAACCTTCGATTTCGAACCAAAACCGCATTGGGAGGTCGCTGAAAATCTTGGCATACTTGATTTTGAACGCGGTGCTAAAGTTGCTGGAAGTCGCTTTGTCTATTACAAAGGATTGGGCGCACGTCTTGAACGTGCATTATATAATTTTATGTTGGATCTCCATGTCTATGATCATGGCTATACTGAAATTATTCCACCATACATCGTCAACAGTAATTCTATGTATGGGACTGGTCAATTTCCTAAGTTCCGTGAAGATGGTTTTCAACTAGAAGATACTGATTTTACATTGATTCCAACAGCTGAAGTGCCTTTAACGAACTACTACAATGGTGAAATTTTGGATGGAAAAGAGCTGCCGATTTACTTCACTGCTTTAAGTCCATCTTTCCGTTCAGAAGCTGGAAGTGCCGGTCGTGATACTCGCGGATTGATTCGTCTCCATCAATTCAACAAAGTAGAGATGGTTAAATTCAGCGATCCTGCTCATTCTTATGAAGAACTGGAAAAAATGACTGCAAATGCGGAAGAGATTTTACAAAAGCTGAACTTGCCTTATCGAGTAATGGCTTTGTCTACAGGAGATATGGGCTTCTCAGCTGCGAAAACCTATGATCTAGAAGTATGGATTCCCGCTCAGGACGTCTACCGTGAAATCAGCTCATGCTCAAACTGTGAAGACTTCCAAGCGCGTAGAGCAATGATTCGTTACAGAGATGAAGATGATAAAGTGAATTATCTTCATACGCTCAACGGTTCTGGTCTGGCTGTTGGACGGACAGTGGCTGCCATTCTTGAAAATTATCAGAACGAAGATGGAACTGTAACTATCCCTGAGGTGTTGATCCCTTACATGGGTGGACTAAAAGTCATCAGTTAA
- a CDS encoding MerR family transcriptional regulator — MTTAWTINEIAKRTGLSKDAIRFYEKEKLISPKRADNNYRIYSAEDLLKLKYISVMKYAHFSVKEINSFMVLFDQELSQECNQEGMALLTKKISDLEQIIQHYQSILVLLKQLPYPGTFQQLTEELGTGNARRLDSFVEQLFDEIKEKSHENY, encoded by the coding sequence ATGACAACAGCATGGACCATCAACGAGATAGCCAAAAGAACGGGGTTATCAAAAGACGCTATCCGTTTTTATGAAAAAGAAAAACTCATTTCTCCTAAAAGAGCGGACAATAATTATCGTATATACTCGGCTGAAGATCTTTTAAAACTAAAGTACATTTCAGTCATGAAATATGCGCACTTTTCTGTAAAAGAAATCAACAGCTTTATGGTCCTCTTCGATCAAGAGCTATCACAAGAATGCAACCAAGAAGGAATGGCCCTTCTAACCAAAAAAATCAGTGATTTAGAACAAATCATACAACACTATCAGTCGATTTTAGTTTTACTGAAACAGCTTCCTTATCCTGGAACATTTCAACAACTGACTGAGGAGCTTGGAACTGGAAATGCCCGACGTTTAGACAGTTTTGTAGAACAATTATTTGATGAAATCAAGGAGAAATCACATGAAAATTATTGA
- a CDS encoding response regulator transcription factor, whose product MKILVADDDKEIVELLSIYIHNEGYEVVKAYDGREALSKIRTIPDIDLLVLDIMMPIMDGMQVVKELRKESQIPIIMLTAKTTDMDKIKGLVAGADDYVTKPFNPLEVMARVKSILRRSQMQQKVNEPDVLEVGSLIINKDSHEVKTIDDNEIQLTALEFGILYLLASHPNRVFNADEIFERVWQQESVVSAKTVMVHVSHLRDKIEEATGGEKVIQTVWGVGYKIDAR is encoded by the coding sequence ATGAAAATTTTAGTAGCAGATGATGACAAAGAGATTGTTGAGCTTTTAAGTATCTATATCCACAATGAAGGATATGAAGTGGTTAAGGCGTACGATGGAAGAGAAGCTTTATCGAAAATTCGGACAATTCCGGATATCGACTTACTTGTATTGGACATTATGATGCCTATAATGGATGGAATGCAAGTAGTTAAGGAATTACGGAAAGAATCTCAGATACCTATTATTATGTTGACAGCTAAAACAACAGATATGGATAAGATTAAAGGGTTGGTCGCTGGGGCAGATGATTACGTGACAAAACCATTCAATCCATTGGAAGTAATGGCTCGTGTCAAATCAATTCTACGTAGAAGTCAGATGCAGCAAAAGGTTAATGAACCGGATGTGTTAGAAGTAGGTTCATTGATTATCAATAAAGACTCTCATGAAGTAAAAACCATTGACGATAACGAAATTCAATTGACTGCATTGGAATTTGGTATTCTTTATCTTTTGGCTAGCCATCCAAATCGCGTATTTAATGCGGACGAGATATTCGAGCGTGTTTGGCAACAAGAGAGTGTTGTTTCTGCAAAAACGGTGATGGTTCACGTCAGCCATTTACGAGATAAGATTGAAGAAGCAACTGGTGGAGAGAAAGTTATTCAAACAGTTTGGGGTGTGGGGTATAAAATTGATGCCCGCTAA
- a CDS encoding polysaccharide deacetylase family protein, whose translation MEQNELSKLSRKELKEKGHLIIPSKKKNTLLILSLFLIGIGISTLMYYYNQVENQKKEEQKAIAAEKDLEQKLLVTIEEQQKELGNAKIEDRTINDQIQQLIYLPTTAQRKTLKQDLEKLLAEAGNQLNKNESLKLVGYIKKNALFGKITTYSPVVDTYQKEKTEWTVRSSSSGEALYMNTDTADLPSMMDLFHEQSNLTAIQPLVKQQLLNEAKEPTKVIDQILSFPEMTMEQKVLSYTPDKVTLSLPKNQLGITQVNLSFSELLDFTDSEFIDPIISNENTAPALDPNKKYISLTFDDGPNPITTPRLLDILSEKNVKASFFMLGQNVVNNPDLARRVATEGHEIGNHSYSHPNLVALDTESIRTQVLETDRAIALSTGRIPTDFRPPYGSVNKAAAEIIGRPIIQWSVDSEDWKTKNTQKIINRVMKTSYGNSIILMHDIYPESIDAVPQIIDSLRREGYEIVPVDVLLTKKTAPLHLYYGNKSEQIIQ comes from the coding sequence ATGGAGCAAAACGAACTTTCTAAGCTCTCTCGAAAAGAGCTTAAAGAAAAAGGGCATTTAATCATCCCAAGTAAAAAGAAAAATACATTACTGATTCTCAGTCTTTTTTTAATAGGAATAGGTATCAGTACTCTAATGTACTATTACAATCAAGTTGAAAATCAAAAAAAAGAAGAGCAAAAAGCGATTGCTGCGGAAAAGGACTTAGAGCAGAAATTGTTGGTAACAATAGAAGAGCAACAGAAAGAATTAGGAAATGCAAAAATAGAAGATAGGACTATCAACGACCAAATCCAGCAACTGATTTACCTTCCAACCACTGCTCAAAGGAAGACATTAAAGCAGGACTTAGAAAAATTATTGGCAGAAGCAGGTAACCAATTAAATAAAAATGAATCGTTAAAACTAGTTGGTTATATAAAAAAGAACGCTCTTTTTGGGAAAATCACTACTTATTCTCCTGTCGTTGATACTTATCAAAAAGAGAAAACAGAATGGACCGTTCGTTCTTCTTCATCAGGAGAGGCGCTTTATATGAATACAGATACAGCCGATTTACCTAGTATGATGGATCTTTTTCATGAGCAAAGTAACCTTACTGCTATTCAGCCGTTAGTAAAACAACAGTTGCTGAATGAGGCAAAAGAACCCACGAAAGTGATTGATCAAATCCTGTCGTTTCCGGAAATGACCATGGAACAGAAAGTCCTTAGCTACACGCCTGACAAAGTAACCCTGTCTCTTCCAAAAAATCAATTGGGCATAACTCAAGTGAATCTCTCGTTCTCAGAGTTGTTGGACTTTACAGATTCTGAATTCATCGATCCAATAATCAGCAATGAAAATACAGCACCAGCATTAGATCCGAATAAAAAGTATATCTCTTTAACCTTTGATGATGGGCCAAATCCAATTACAACGCCCAGACTTCTGGATATCTTAAGTGAAAAAAATGTCAAAGCCAGCTTTTTTATGTTAGGGCAAAATGTGGTCAATAACCCTGATTTGGCGCGCCGAGTAGCCACCGAAGGACACGAAATAGGCAACCACTCCTATTCACATCCCAATTTGGTAGCACTAGATACGGAAAGCATACGGACACAGGTCCTAGAAACAGATCGAGCGATCGCCTTGTCTACCGGAAGAATCCCTACGGACTTCCGTCCACCCTATGGCTCTGTAAATAAAGCTGCAGCCGAGATTATCGGGCGACCGATCATTCAATGGTCTGTGGATTCTGAGGATTGGAAAACCAAAAATACACAAAAAATCATCAATCGCGTCATGAAAACTAGCTATGGCAATTCGATTATCTTGATGCATGATATCTATCCGGAATCAATTGATGCCGTCCCTCAAATTATTGATTCACTGCGGAGAGAAGGGTATGAAATTGTCCCTGTTGATGTTTTGCTAACAAAGAAAACGGCACCCTTACACCTTTATTATGGAAACAAATCTGAACAAATCATTCAATAA
- a CDS encoding sensor histidine kinase has product MPAKQGKPEKQRRIALTSKEVSELLAEGILTVILLLLLNVAIIVLVYQFIQGSPALRNIIFGTKGALADYLETDVFWSWSKFVIPVFLIIDFGVLYWRLIRRYHQMQLRHIISELHYIADGNYDHRIPFELSGDLAKVIASVNGLVDSTIAAIEDERRIENSKDELITNVSHDIRTPLTSIIGYLGLIEDRQFHSQEELLKYTHTAYVKAKQMKLLVDDLFEYTKVRQPAVPLNAISFDMTQLLEQLAIDFELEANKRGMEIMVKTTPDSIPMEGDTEKLVRVFNNLLSNALKYGKGGNTILMEANKVGTEVVVAVRNDGPQIPQKSLDQLFDRFYRVEESRSQETGGTGLGLAIAQSIVALHGGYIYAKSDANWTSFIIHLPIQRNAASSK; this is encoded by the coding sequence ATGCCCGCTAAACAAGGTAAGCCAGAAAAACAGCGTCGGATTGCTTTGACCTCTAAAGAAGTCAGCGAATTGTTAGCCGAAGGAATTTTGACTGTTATTCTTTTACTACTATTAAATGTCGCAATTATCGTGCTCGTTTATCAGTTCATACAGGGATCACCTGCTTTGAGAAATATTATTTTTGGAACAAAGGGTGCGTTAGCAGATTATCTTGAAACAGATGTCTTTTGGAGCTGGAGTAAATTTGTCATTCCGGTTTTCCTGATTATTGACTTTGGTGTTTTGTATTGGCGTCTGATCAGACGTTATCATCAAATGCAGCTACGCCATATTATTAGTGAACTGCACTATATTGCTGATGGCAATTACGATCACCGAATCCCATTTGAGTTAAGCGGCGACTTGGCTAAAGTCATTGCCAGTGTCAACGGATTAGTTGATAGTACGATTGCTGCCATCGAGGATGAACGACGGATCGAAAACTCAAAGGATGAGCTGATTACAAATGTCAGTCATGATATCCGAACACCACTTACTTCTATTATAGGTTATTTGGGCTTGATTGAAGATCGACAGTTTCATTCTCAAGAGGAACTACTCAAATATACTCATACAGCTTATGTAAAAGCAAAGCAGATGAAACTATTGGTTGATGACCTTTTTGAATACACTAAAGTTCGACAACCAGCTGTTCCCTTAAATGCGATTTCGTTTGATATGACTCAGCTATTAGAACAACTGGCCATTGATTTCGAGTTGGAAGCCAACAAACGAGGTATGGAGATTATGGTTAAAACAACGCCGGACTCTATTCCGATGGAAGGCGATACAGAAAAGCTTGTTCGTGTCTTCAATAATCTTTTATCCAATGCTTTGAAATATGGAAAAGGCGGAAATACGATTTTAATGGAAGCCAATAAGGTTGGAACTGAGGTCGTTGTAGCTGTTCGCAATGACGGGCCGCAAATTCCACAAAAATCGCTTGATCAATTATTCGATCGCTTCTATAGAGTAGAAGAATCACGTTCACAGGAAACTGGCGGAACAGGTTTGGGCTTGGCGATTGCACAGAGTATCGTGGCTTTGCATGGCGGTTATATCTATGCAAAATCTGATGCAAATTGGACCTCGTTCATTATTCATTTACCGATTCAACGAAATGCAGCGTCTTCCAAGTAA
- a CDS encoding GntR family transcriptional regulator encodes MEKREKNGVGLPRYQQIAVEIAERIVEGRYNVGEKIHARSTLAGNFNVSAETARKAINVLVDLEIMEVRHGSGAYVVSKENARVFVDKYKDVQSIQEIRQEILASVDRQQQELNNFSELLNLLVKQTKQARAVSPFMPYELKLTNEAKHLEKSVVELNIWHETGATIIAIQTDQQMILSPGPYAKLSVNNIVYFVGNELTLQRMNNFFYSKEE; translated from the coding sequence ATGGAAAAGAGAGAGAAAAATGGTGTGGGACTTCCGCGCTATCAACAAATTGCAGTGGAGATTGCTGAAAGAATTGTTGAGGGGCGCTATAATGTAGGTGAAAAGATACATGCACGTTCAACTCTGGCTGGTAATTTCAATGTATCTGCTGAAACAGCTCGAAAAGCAATAAATGTCTTAGTGGATTTAGAAATCATGGAGGTACGACACGGCAGTGGTGCGTATGTTGTATCAAAAGAAAATGCTAGAGTGTTTGTGGATAAATATAAAGATGTTCAGTCTATTCAGGAGATTCGCCAAGAGATTTTGGCTAGTGTAGATCGACAGCAGCAAGAATTGAATAATTTTTCTGAATTATTGAATCTGTTAGTTAAGCAGACCAAACAGGCACGGGCGGTCTCTCCGTTTATGCCTTACGAGTTAAAGCTGACAAATGAAGCAAAGCATTTGGAGAAAAGTGTAGTTGAACTTAATATTTGGCATGAGACTGGTGCAACGATTATTGCTATTCAAACGGATCAGCAGATGATTCTTTCGCCTGGACCGTATGCAAAACTAAGTGTGAATAATATCGTGTATTTTGTGGGGAATGAACTAACACTGCAACGAATGAATAATTTTTTCTATTCTAAAGAGGAGTGA
- a CDS encoding ABC transporter permease/substrate binding protein, producing MFDFLQQPIPVSEWVTSATEWITETFSGLFSVMQSFGQIVMESMTDFLLIFPPIVLIILLSIAAYLISDRKWGLPIFTALGLLFVYNQGLWDNLMNTVTLVIISSLVSIVIGIPLGILMAKSNRAQSIVTPILDFMQTMPGFVYLIPAVAFFGIGMVPGVFASVIFALPPTVRMTNLGIRQVPVELVEASDSFGGTEKQKLFKLELPLAKSTIFAGINQTIMLALSMVVIASMIGAPGLGQGVLSAVQRSQVGNGFVNGLALVVLAIILDRFTQNINQPNKRKKEVTAKDGKRKFIVGAVVAGAVCLVFGFNVFSGAEKTETVQLAYVEWDTEIASTTVVSEILKEMGYDVKMTPLDNAVMWEAIANGEADGMVSAWLPATHGAQYERFKDKLEDLGPNLDGGARLGLVVPQYMDIDSIEDLSDQVDKKIIGIEPGAGVVATAEETVATYSNLSDWQVVSSSGGAMTTQLENAIKNEEPIVITGWSPHWMFSRYDLKYLEDPMGTMGGEESIQTMVRKGLKEEMPEVYHLLDNFSWELEDIETVMFEIEQGTDPVEAAREWIDTHEQTVENWKKASNVTEK from the coding sequence ATGTTTGATTTTTTACAACAACCGATTCCTGTTTCTGAGTGGGTGACAAGTGCGACTGAGTGGATAACGGAAACCTTTTCTGGTTTGTTTTCTGTCATGCAGAGCTTTGGGCAAATCGTGATGGAAAGTATGACCGATTTTTTATTGATTTTTCCACCAATCGTTTTGATCATTCTCCTTAGTATAGCAGCATATCTTATTTCTGACAGAAAATGGGGATTACCGATATTCACAGCACTGGGATTGCTGTTTGTGTATAATCAGGGACTGTGGGACAATCTGATGAACACTGTTACTTTGGTAATTATTTCAAGTCTGGTTTCGATTGTAATTGGTATTCCCTTAGGGATTCTGATGGCTAAGAGCAATCGCGCACAGAGTATCGTTACACCTATTTTGGACTTTATGCAGACAATGCCTGGTTTTGTCTACCTCATTCCTGCAGTTGCCTTTTTTGGTATTGGTATGGTTCCAGGGGTATTTGCTTCTGTGATATTTGCATTACCGCCAACGGTTCGTATGACAAACTTGGGTATTCGACAAGTACCTGTTGAACTAGTAGAGGCATCCGATTCTTTTGGCGGGACTGAGAAGCAGAAATTATTTAAATTGGAGCTACCTTTGGCTAAAAGTACGATTTTTGCTGGGATAAACCAAACAATTATGCTTGCATTATCCATGGTGGTCATTGCTTCAATGATCGGTGCACCCGGGTTAGGCCAAGGGGTACTATCGGCTGTTCAGCGATCACAGGTGGGGAATGGATTTGTTAATGGTCTGGCGTTGGTTGTATTAGCAATTATTTTGGACCGATTCACTCAAAATATCAATCAACCCAATAAGAGGAAGAAAGAAGTAACTGCAAAAGATGGCAAGCGTAAATTTATCGTGGGAGCTGTCGTTGCTGGAGCGGTGTGCTTGGTTTTTGGTTTCAATGTATTCAGTGGTGCAGAAAAAACAGAAACGGTTCAGTTGGCGTATGTTGAGTGGGATACAGAAATTGCATCTACTACGGTTGTTTCTGAGATTTTGAAGGAAATGGGTTATGATGTGAAAATGACGCCACTGGATAATGCAGTTATGTGGGAAGCTATTGCGAATGGTGAAGCGGATGGAATGGTTTCGGCGTGGTTACCGGCAACACATGGAGCACAGTATGAAAGGTTTAAAGATAAATTAGAGGATTTAGGCCCAAATTTAGACGGAGGCGCTCGATTAGGATTAGTTGTACCTCAATATATGGATATAGATTCTATCGAAGACTTATCGGATCAAGTAGATAAAAAAATAATAGGAATCGAGCCTGGGGCAGGAGTAGTAGCTACTGCAGAAGAAACAGTAGCTACTTATTCGAACTTATCTGATTGGCAAGTGGTTTCTTCTTCTGGTGGTGCAATGACGACACAATTAGAGAATGCAATCAAAAATGAAGAACCTATTGTGATTACTGGATGGTCTCCACATTGGATGTTTTCTCGTTATGACCTGAAATATCTTGAAGATCCAATGGGAACGATGGGCGGAGAAGAAAGTATTCAAACGATGGTTCGAAAAGGATTAAAGGAGGAAATGCCTGAGGTCTATCATTTACTAGATAATTTTTCGTGGGAGCTTGAAGATATTGAGACAGTTATGTTTGAAATTGAACAGGGGACAGACCCGGTAGAAGCTGCTAGAGAATGGATCGATACGCATGAGCAAACGGTAGAAAACTGGAAAAAAGCGTCTAATGTGACTGAAAAATAG
- a CDS encoding MBL fold metallo-hydrolase, with the protein MKIIDHSDSNALQLITMPRIFPINCYIIKERNFCTLIDCSKSGTAKSIIKAIEHTQLPLKYIVLTHAHSDHTGDIQKISAHFPEAEICIGKKEFIDSQNNVQNIRMPIRPTLLVSEGDYIGSLIVRETPGHTNGSISLIDPRVNAAYVGDLLQSRGGLAISGDIRWLFPFPAWATADKQAAIDSVKHLCQKETIHQIFCGHGPTITYSKERFEKIVTRAQEKD; encoded by the coding sequence ATGAAAATTATTGACCATTCAGATTCAAATGCATTACAGTTGATTACCATGCCACGCATTTTTCCAATCAACTGCTACATTATTAAAGAAAGAAACTTCTGCACACTAATCGATTGTAGTAAAAGCGGGACAGCAAAATCAATCATCAAAGCCATTGAACACACTCAGCTTCCTTTAAAATATATTGTCCTTACTCACGCTCATTCCGATCATACTGGGGATATTCAAAAAATCAGCGCGCATTTTCCGGAAGCAGAAATATGCATAGGAAAAAAAGAATTTATCGACAGCCAAAACAACGTACAGAATATCCGAATGCCTATTAGGCCAACACTCCTAGTCTCAGAAGGTGATTACATCGGCTCTTTGATTGTACGAGAAACGCCTGGGCATACCAATGGATCGATCTCTTTGATCGATCCAAGAGTGAATGCCGCCTATGTCGGTGACCTTCTTCAATCAAGAGGCGGGTTAGCAATCTCTGGGGATATTCGTTGGCTATTCCCGTTTCCAGCATGGGCCACTGCTGACAAACAAGCTGCAATTGATTCAGTCAAACACCTTTGTCAAAAGGAAACCATACATCAGATTTTCTGCGGTCACGGTCCTACTATCACCTACAGCAAAGAAAGGTTTGAAAAGATAGTCACACGTGCACAAGAGAAAGATTGA
- a CDS encoding quaternary amine ABC transporter ATP-binding protein, translating into MSKVRVEHLTKVFGKKSQQALSMVQQNKSKTEILEQTGATVGVYDVNFEVNEGEIFVVMGLSGSGKSTLIRLLNRLIEPSSGDIYIDGEDIAKISKEELREIRRHKVNMVFQNFGLFPQRTILENTAYGLEIRGVSKHERQERAEQALANSGLLSFKDQYPNQLSGGMQQRVGLARALANDPEILLMDEAFSALDPLIRREMQDELLELQAKVKKTIIFITHDLNEALRIGDRIALMKDGQIMQIGTGEEILTNPANEFVRDFVEDVDRSKVLTAQNIMVPAITTNIEIDGPNVALQRMRKEEVSMLLAVDRSRQLKGSVTAESAREARKASIPLKDVIYKNVKKVHKDTLVTDIFNLIHDSPAPLAVVDDEDHLMGVVIRGSVIGALADHEINEDVIEGEKKINV; encoded by the coding sequence ATGAGTAAAGTTCGTGTAGAACATCTTACTAAAGTGTTTGGGAAAAAAAGCCAACAGGCATTATCAATGGTCCAACAAAATAAAAGTAAGACAGAAATTTTGGAACAGACAGGTGCTACAGTTGGTGTATATGATGTGAATTTTGAGGTAAATGAAGGCGAGATATTTGTAGTTATGGGGTTATCTGGGAGTGGGAAGTCGACGTTGATACGTTTATTGAACCGCTTGATCGAACCGTCTAGTGGTGATATTTATATTGATGGAGAAGATATTGCTAAAATTAGTAAAGAAGAGTTGAGAGAGATTCGGCGACATAAGGTAAATATGGTTTTTCAGAATTTTGGTTTGTTTCCGCAACGAACGATTTTGGAAAATACTGCTTATGGGTTAGAAATTCGTGGTGTGTCGAAGCACGAACGACAAGAACGAGCAGAGCAGGCATTAGCGAACTCTGGGTTACTGTCTTTCAAAGATCAATACCCCAATCAGTTGTCTGGTGGTATGCAGCAACGAGTGGGCTTAGCACGTGCTTTAGCCAATGATCCGGAAATCTTACTAATGGATGAAGCTTTTTCGGCATTGGATCCATTGATTCGCAGAGAGATGCAGGACGAATTATTAGAGTTGCAAGCGAAGGTGAAGAAGACGATTATCTTTATTACCCACGACTTGAATGAAGCACTGCGGATTGGCGATCGGATTGCTTTGATGAAGGATGGACAGATTATGCAAATTGGGACAGGTGAGGAGATATTGACCAACCCTGCTAACGAGTTTGTTCGTGACTTTGTGGAGGATGTGGATCGCTCCAAAGTATTGACTGCTCAAAATATCATGGTACCGGCAATCACTACAAACATCGAGATAGATGGACCAAACGTTGCATTACAACGGATGCGTAAGGAAGAAGTAAGTATGCTCCTGGCCGTTGATCGCTCAAGGCAATTAAAAGGGAGTGTGACTGCCGAATCTGCACGTGAAGCGCGTAAAGCGAGTATTCCATTAAAGGATGTTATCTATAAAAATGTGAAGAAGGTTCACAAGGATACATTAGTGACCGATATCTTTAATCTGATTCATGATTCTCCAGCTCCTTTAGCTGTGGTGGATGATGAAGATCATTTGATGGGTGTCGTTATCCGCGGAAGTGTAATTGGTGCGTTAGCAGATCATGAGATAAATGAAGATGTAATTGAAGGGGAGAAAAAGATAAATGTTTGA